AATGAAACGGAGAACGAGTCACAGGTGAAAAACCGGCTCGAGCGCATCGGCAACCGCGCCCGCGTGGCGGTGCAGTCGCTGGACGAAATCGTCTGGGCCACGAACCCGAAGAACGACAACCTCGCCAGCTTTGTGGAATACGTCAGCCGCTTCAGCGACGAATTCTTTGAATACACAAGCCTGCGTTGCTGGCAGGATGTGCCGCCCTCGCTCCCCGCCCTGCCCCTGCGGGCGGACATCCGCCATGACGTGTTTCTGGCCGTCCGCGAAGCGTTCAACAACGCCCTCAAGCATTCGCACGGCACCGAGGTCTGGCTGCGCATTGCCTGCCAGGATCATCAGGTGACCGTGCAGATCGAGGACAATGGCTGCGGCTTCACGCCCGGACAAACCACAACGGGCGGCAACGGCCTGGACAACATGCGCGCCCGCCTGGCCGAAAACGGCGGCGAGGCGCGCGTGACCAGCGCGCCCGGCAAGGGAACCCGGGTGCTGTTCACCTTCCCGCTCGCACCGTAATCCAAACGCCGACAGAACTACCCTGAATGTGGTATGGTCAGGCACATAAATTTTGAGGTATGAACAAACGGAAGGTGGAAAAAGCCATTCAAGTTGCCCTGGTGGAAGACGACCCGAACCTGCGCACGAATCTCGCGGCGATGCTCAACGGTTCGGACGGATTCCATTGTCAGGCGGCGTATCCGGACGCCAAGGCGGCCCTGCGCAACATTCCCGCCAATCGTCCCGACGTGGTGCTGATGGACATCAATCTCCCGGGCATGCTCGGCACGGAATGCGTCCGGCAGTTGAAGGAACTGGCCCCCGGCCTGCCGGTGTTGATGCTCACGGTTTACGAGGACAGCGAGCAAATCTTCAAATCACTCATGGCCGGCGCCACCGGCTACCTGTTGAAGCGCACGCCGCGGGACAAACTGCTGGAAGCCATCCGCGAAGTGAACGACGGCGGCGCCCCGATGTCGCGCCAGATCGCCCGCCGCGTGGTGCAGTTTTTTCAGAAGATCAACGAACTGCCGGGCGACCAGAAAAAATCCGCGGACGTCAGCAACCTGACGGACCGGGAAAGGGAAGTTCTCGCCGCCCTGGCCAAGGGCTATGCCTACAAGGAAATTGCCGACCACCTGAAGATCAGTTTCGAAACCGTGCGCACGCATTTGCGCACGATTTACGAAAAACTGCACGTGCACAGCCGCACCGAGGCGGTATTGAAATACCTGGGCCACTGACGCGGCCCCTGTTTTTCAAGCGATGATGCCCAGCGGCGCGGTGGTTTTCCAATCGCCGCGTGTGAAGTCAGGGAACGCCTGCGGGGCACCACCCTCCGCCTCCGACCTGGCGCTCAAGGGACGCACGGCGCTCCAGAGCGCGCCCTCGTAAACATTTTGATCCAGCGGTTCGCCCTGACGCAGGCACTCGACCATGCGCATGCGCATGATGAAATCCATGCCGCCGTGACCGCCCATCTTCACCGCCTGTTCGCCCATGCGCTTGTAGAGCGGATGTTCAAACTCGGCGTAGAGCTTTTCAAACTCCTCGTCTTCCTTCCATTCGTGATACGAGCCGCGCCCCTCGATGGCCGCACGCGACGGGTAACCCGCCAGCATCCCCTTTGTGCCCATGATCAGGTTGTGCCGTGAGTAGGGCCGCGGACTCGTTTCGTCCCATTGCACCATGATGGTGCGGCCCAGCCGGGTCTTGATGATCTGCGTGCTGAGGTCGCCACACTCGAACTTCATCTTGTTCCACTTGTGGTCCGGCGGAAAATGTTCGCGCGCAAACTCGGCGCGGCCAAATGCCGGGGTGGCAAACGACACCAGGCGCTCGAACATGTCCTCGGTGCGCGCCAGATTCATGTATTGCGCCACCGGTCCCAGGCCGTGCGTGGGATACAAGTTCCCGCCGTTGGCCTGGGAATAATACTTCGTGCGCCAGCTGCCCGTGCCGCGATCCACCTCCATCATCTGCTCCCGCAACGGATGCAAATACGCCGCCTCGCCGTGCAGCAGGTGACCGAGCACGCCCTGGCGCGTCATGTTGAGGAACAACAGCTCTTCGCGGCCGTAGTTGCAATTCTCCATCATCATGCAATGCCGGCCGGTCATTTCGGATGTGTCCACAACGTCCCAGAGGTCCTTCAGCGTGAACGCCAGCGGCACTTCGACAAAGGCATGTTTCCCGGCCTTCATCGCGGCAATCGCCATGGGCGCGTGTTCCTCCCACGGCGTGGCGATGACGACGGCGTCGATGTCCGGGCGCGCCAGCATCTCGTGATACTTGGTCGGCGAACCGAAATACAAATCCGGCCGGCGTTTGCCGAGCTTTTCGACGCCCGCCGCGCTGCGGTTTGCCCAGTCCTCATACAAATCGCAAATCGCGACGATTTCGCTGCCCTCGATCTGTGCCAGTTGCTCCACGTGCCCGCTGCCGCGCGCCCCCACTCCGATGGCACCCCAGCGCACCTTCTCCAATTGGGGCGCGGCGAAGCCGCCCATGTAGCGCGCGCCACTGCGGCGCGGACGGAGGCCCGTGTTTTCAAACCGGATCTGACCCGCGGCCGCGGGCCGGGCCAGTCCGGCGGCCGAGAGACCGGCTCCGACCCAACCCATGGTCTTGAGAAAGCCGCGGCGGCTGAAATGCAGAAATCCTTTTTCCTTCGGGTTCATGATTGGCAATACAGTTGTCGGCGCAAAACCGTGTCGTGGTTGTGGCAGCCGATTGATGACAGTCTGGGCCAGGACGGGCGGCGGCCAAATACCACATTTGGGTGAGCGCCGGACTACTTCCGCTGGACCTCCACCCGTCCATCCGCATCGACCTCGTAACTGAACGTCGCCCGGCTTGCCTTGGCAGCGTTCAAGTGCTGGCCGCTCGCGCTCAATAAGCACACCCGGATTTCACCGTCGGATTTGGCGTTCGGCAGGGAATCCAACGTGATGGAGAACGTGTCGTCCGGCATCACCGTGCCCACGCTGGTGGGCGCGTCGTAATCGCCATGCCCGGTCGGATCGCGGTAGGCGATGACGCCGTAAATCGGCTGGTTGGATTTGAACCTCCCGGCGATGCGCACCGTCCCGTTGGTCACGGTCGTCTCGCATTGGTCCAGCGTGCATTCCCATTTTTCATCGAGCCCCTTCTCCACGTGCGAAAAGAGCGGGTTGGCCGCCAGGGCCAGTGCGTGCGCCAGGGTGAGGAACGATCCTTTGCCCTCGCCGCGTAGTTCCTCGCGCAAATGGCGGTTGCCGTCGCCCATCAGTGCGTGGCCCCGCGTGCGCAGGTCTTCGTCGCTTTGGCTGTTGTGCGGCAACCCGAAACAATGCCCCAGCTCGTGCGCGGTGCCACCAATGAAAATGGAGTTGTAACGGCCGAAGGTGATGTGGCCGTATTGCCGGTCCGTGACCCACCGGTTGGTGACCAGCAAATTTGGGACGGACAACAGGTCGGAATCGAACTGCCAGCAAAAGCCGCTGTTTGCCCAGCCCATGCCGCAGTAAGGGCTGTTGTGCCACGTGTTCGTCCCGTCGAAATGACCCAGACGCGTGAACACCACGACGTGGTTGTTGCGCAGTTCCACGCCGACCGCCTCCATCACCGGCTGAACGTCGTTGCGGATTTCATCCGCCGACTTTGCCTCCGAGTATTCGGACGCGGGATGTTTGCCGGACACGAGATGAACCACCACCTGTCCGGCGGTGTTGGTGTCGAGCGGGATGCCGTCCGAGGGCAGTCCATATTGGCGCATCTGCGTGGCGTAGAACCGGGAAATTGCCTCCAGCACCTGCGTCAGGCGCGCCTGATAATCCGGAGCCGGTGTGCAATCCGTCGGACAAAAATAGGCCACGTGCAGCGCCCGGTGATTGCGCGGCGCCCCCTGCTGATACGCCGCCAGCACCTGTCTGGCATACGTCACGCGCGGATCGGCCGCGGTCGGCCGCACGGCCTCATCCGCCGCCAAAGCCGTCGTTGCCGTCGAACTGCCCGCCAACAGGGCGAGCACCGTGGTGAGAGGAAAGTCCATGATGCGCATGTGAAATCAGTGTTCGTGTCCAAACCGGCATTTTTTGATGAATCGGGAAATCGACGCGGGAGCCAGGTGCGGCATTCAACGGGATTCATCGACCTTCAGCCCGCACGCCTCAGCGGCCCATATTTGACTGGCGGTCCAAATTCCCCAACGTTGCAATCGCCTGGCGCGCCGGCGCGTCGCCTGCCTGCGCCGCCGCCACGAGCCGTTGATACAACTTTCCCGAAGCCTCTTCGACGGCTTTGAATTGTTCAGGTTTGAGCTGATCCGGCTGCCGCAGGAGTTGTTTGTAGCCGAGCACCGCAGTCACGTAATCATTCGCCTGGTCCGCCCGCGCCGCGGCATCCCAAGCCTGCTTGAGTTCCGGCATGGCATTGGCAAACACAGCGGCTCCGTCCGTGCCGGACGGGCGGTGGCAACCGCTGAGCAAGGCGCACCCCAACAGGGCAACCGCCAGCACGCGCGCGCCGAACCGAGCGACATCCCAACGTGGTTTGGTCTTCATAAATGAACGCACGAACCGGAGAGGTTTTGTCGGAGGTTGAACGGCGTGGTCTTCATTGTGGTCGCGTGACCGGCTCGATCCAGCCGTTGTGCCACGTCAGCTTCCACAAATCCTCCAGTCGGACCGGCTCCACGTGGCCGTCGGTAAAGCCCACGTTGATCCGCCCAACCATCTTGGCGCCGGCAGGAACGTTTCGCGGTGCACTCGCGGCGTTGCCCGCGCCGTGACGCGCGATTGTCAAACGCTGCATGCCGTTGGCGTCACCGCCGCCGTGCAGGTTGCGCGCCGGGTGATCGGTTTCCAGCGGGCCGCCATCGACCCATGTGGAGTCGCTGAAATATGGCGTCGTGGTGGGGTGCAGGATGGCGGCTTCCTTGTCGTAGTAGAAGCGCGGCGCCGAACTGCCCGCGGACAGCCCGGAATAACACCATGTGTTGATGGCGTAACTCCCATGGTAAGGCGGACCAAACACGCCCCAGTTCCAGGTGTAATCCGCGGTGCCAAACCCAACGTAGGCGGCGTCGCCCTGCTGCACCCACGGGCTGGCATCCTGCGTGGTCGGACAGATGCGCGATTGCGTGATGGCGCTGTAATTGTTTTGCAGACGGCCAATCCAAAGCGCGTATGCGCCGCTGGGGTCGCTGTAGCTGATCAGCTTTCCATCCGCGTCACTGACATACATGGTCATGGCCAGGCCGATTTGCTTGCTGTTGTTCACGCACTGGATGTCCTTCGCCTTGGCCTTGGCCTTGCCCAAGGCCGGCAGCAGCATGGCCGCCAGAATGGCGATGATGGCAATCACCACCAAAAGCTCGATCAATGTGAAAGCACCGACGGGTGACGGTCGGCGGTGGCGCCCCGGAGGCGTTGGACGCGGGCAACGATTCGAGGATGTTTCCACGGCAGTCCGCCCCATGCGGACGCCAAAAAAACGGGTTGAGTTTTTCATGCAAACGGCAGCAGTGTGCCCATTCATGCCAGAATTGAACCGCACGCAACCACGGGCAGACGCAAACGACTGTCCGATGTCAGCGGCTTCAGCTCCTCCTTGGGCAACCCAAGCCGCGCGTGCGGCCCTGCCTCAAGCGGCCGTTTTGTAACAGAGAAGCATGTCCCGCCAAATACCAAGTTTGGGGGAGGAGGCCGCCCTGAATTGTGCGGGGCTTGCGAAGGCTTGTCCGCGGCCGCCGTGCCCTTCAACTTGGGCTCGGCCAAAGGACGGGGCTTCACGCCCAAGCAGTTCAGCCATCTTGCGCTCAGAACGCGCGAGCCGGCAACGATGGACTGCCGATCACGGAGAGTTTTGGCGGCAGACGCCGCTCAACGGCTCAGCAAACTTGAGGTGTGAAAAGCGCTTGTCGCCATTATTTTCCCAGCCTGGCCAACCCGAAACGGTGGTTCGGCGGAGCGGTTCCAGAGGGTTGCTGGCCTTGGCCTCATGGCCATGATCCCGGGCCGGTTGCCGTAGAATCAATGCCTCCGCTTTCGCTCACTGCCTTCCTGGGCATAACGATCGCCGATAATCCCAAACGACTGCCCGCTGGACCAGGCGGCACCTCGAACAAATGTTCACATCACCCTGCCCGGCCATGGATTGAGCGCCAAGCCGGGGAGGTTTCAGGCTGTCGTGGCAGCATCTTTGACGGCATTCCCGGAACCATCGGCTATCTGCGAGGCGCCTCTTTTTTTAAGGCGTCGAGCGCATTCTTTGCCGCCGTCGAACCTTTGGCCGCCGCCTCGTTCATGCGCTGATTCAAACCGTCCAAAGCGGTTTGCACGGCGACAAGTTGCTGGGGGGTTATCGGCTGACTCAACAATGCACGATAATCGGTGCTGGCGCCCAGATAATCGTTGGCCGAGTCCGCCTTCCGTCCGTTTTCCCAAGCCGTCTTGATTTCCGGCTTGGCATCGTTGAAGGCCGCCTTTTCCTGTGCGCTCAATTCGTAGGCGCCGTTGCCGCACCCGGACAAAACAACTCCCGCCACCACCAGCAGCCAGGCATGCAAGACTAGTTTTTTCATGGCCAAAGAATAATCGTCACCGGCCGTTTACCGAACCCGGATTGCACCACACGCTGTTTTTGACGGGGCTTTGCGCCATCTGCGCCCACTCCACATATTTCACGAATTGCACATTGCCGCTGACGCCCATGACAATGCCACCGCTTTTTCCGTGCCGGCGCCCCAAGGCGCCATCCGCCGCGGGATCTGGATAACTCGAAGCATCATTGTAAGCCGTGACGCCCGACGGAGTGTATTCATTGGGCTCCCACCCGATATACGCATCCTGTTTGAACAGGGTCAGCTTAAATCCGGTGTTCTTTGCGCCAAAACCGCAGACTGCGCCATTCCAGACATACGTCGAAAGTTTGTTCGGCCGGGCCACGTAGCCCGGCGCGGTGGTGGACATATCGGTGGGGCACTTGTAAACACCAATGGCTTTGATGTAAGGCCAGAGCAACCCACCCTGATACGCCAGGGCTGGATTCACATTGTAGGGCGCCGCGGAAAGATTCGGCGGGCTGCCCGCACTCCCGTCATAAAGCCATCCCTGGATCCAAGGCGGATTCCAGTTCGGGTGAGGCAGGGTGTCTTGATTGTCTCCCGCATACATGTGTGCCGCCAAAATGATTTGCTTTTCGTTGTTCACGCAGGTGGTCCGTTGAGCCTTGTCCTTGGCCTTGGCCAGGGCCGGCAACAGCATCGCCGCCAGGATGGCGATGATGGCAATGACCACCAGCAATTCAATCAGGGTGAAGGCGGCGGGCTTTGCGGGAGCAATGGAGCGATGGGTTCGCAATGCATTCATGGGTGGGCTTGGTGTCTTGGTTCTTTAGTCAAACTTGGGCGACGACACGACTTTAAATTAAATGCGGCCCTTTAATAATACCACATTTGGGGGGTGACCATCCAATTTTACTGATTCGGCGGCGGGCGCCCGC
This genomic interval from Verrucomicrobiia bacterium contains the following:
- a CDS encoding response regulator transcription factor, which encodes MNKRKVEKAIQVALVEDDPNLRTNLAAMLNGSDGFHCQAAYPDAKAALRNIPANRPDVVLMDINLPGMLGTECVRQLKELAPGLPVLMLTVYEDSEQIFKSLMAGATGYLLKRTPRDKLLEAIREVNDGGAPMSRQIARRVVQFFQKINELPGDQKKSADVSNLTDREREVLAALAKGYAYKEIADHLKISFETVRTHLRTIYEKLHVHSRTEAVLKYLGH
- a CDS encoding prepilin-type N-terminal cleavage/methylation domain-containing protein; its protein translation is METSSNRCPRPTPPGRHRRPSPVGAFTLIELLVVIAIIAILAAMLLPALGKAKAKAKDIQCVNNSKQIGLAMTMYVSDADGKLISYSDPSGAYALWIGRLQNNYSAITQSRICPTTQDASPWVQQGDAAYVGFGTADYTWNWGVFGPPYHGSYAINTWCYSGLSAGSSAPRFYYDKEAAILHPTTTPYFSDSTWVDGGPLETDHPARNLHGGGDANGMQRLTIARHGAGNAASAPRNVPAGAKMVGRINVGFTDGHVEPVRLEDLWKLTWHNGWIEPVTRPQ
- a CDS encoding Gfo/Idh/MocA family oxidoreductase, with the protein product MNPKEKGFLHFSRRGFLKTMGWVGAGLSAAGLARPAAAGQIRFENTGLRPRRSGARYMGGFAAPQLEKVRWGAIGVGARGSGHVEQLAQIEGSEIVAICDLYEDWANRSAAGVEKLGKRRPDLYFGSPTKYHEMLARPDIDAVVIATPWEEHAPMAIAAMKAGKHAFVEVPLAFTLKDLWDVVDTSEMTGRHCMMMENCNYGREELLFLNMTRQGVLGHLLHGEAAYLHPLREQMMEVDRGTGSWRTKYYSQANGGNLYPTHGLGPVAQYMNLARTEDMFERLVSFATPAFGRAEFAREHFPPDHKWNKMKFECGDLSTQIIKTRLGRTIMVQWDETSPRPYSRHNLIMGTKGMLAGYPSRAAIEGRGSYHEWKEDEEFEKLYAEFEHPLYKRMGEQAVKMGGHGGMDFIMRMRMVECLRQGEPLDQNVYEGALWSAVRPLSARSEAEGGAPQAFPDFTRGDWKTTAPLGIIA
- a CDS encoding prepilin-type N-terminal cleavage/methylation domain-containing protein, whose translation is MNALRTHRSIAPAKPAAFTLIELLVVIAIIAILAAMLLPALAKAKDKAQRTTCVNNEKQIILAAHMYAGDNQDTLPHPNWNPPWIQGWLYDGSAGSPPNLSAAPYNVNPALAYQGGLLWPYIKAIGVYKCPTDMSTTAPGYVARPNKLSTYVWNGAVCGFGAKNTGFKLTLFKQDAYIGWEPNEYTPSGVTAYNDASSYPDPAADGALGRRHGKSGGIVMGVSGNVQFVKYVEWAQMAQSPVKNSVWCNPGSVNGR